A stretch of Myroides oncorhynchi DNA encodes these proteins:
- a CDS encoding formate--tetrahydrofolate ligase, which translates to MKTDIEIARESELKKIQDVAQSIGVTEESLIPYGKYMAKVPLEEMHTENINKSNLILVTSITPTKAGIGKTTVSIGLALGLNKIGKKAIVALREPSLGPCFGMKGGAAGGGYAQVLPMENINLHFTGDFHAITSAHNTISALFDNYIYQNRSAENGIKEILWKRVLDVNDRSLRYINTGLRGGANGVPQESGFDITPASEIMAILCLSTDINDLRRRIENILLGYRYDGNMFTVKDLGIAGAITVLLKDAVNPNLVQTTENTAAFIHGGPFANIAHGCNSVIATKMAMSYGDYVITEAGFGADLGAEKFFDIKCRKSGLQPKLTVIVATAQGLKMHGGIAIEEIKQKHVEGIRKGLENLAKHVENIKSYGQSIVVAFNKYATDDAEELQIVEQYCKDNHIGFAINNAFTEGGEGATALAEVVVNTIASNPSKPLKFPYHDSETIAIKIENIAKKIYGANKVEFSSTAKKKLAQLKNTDMDQYPVCIAKTQYSFSSDATAYGVAKDFDIVINDLVINRGSEFIVAIAGDIMRMPGLPKSPQALRIDLVDGLIEGLS; encoded by the coding sequence ATGAAAACAGATATCGAAATCGCTCGTGAAAGTGAGTTGAAAAAAATACAAGATGTAGCACAGTCTATCGGTGTGACTGAAGAATCGTTAATTCCCTATGGGAAATATATGGCTAAAGTTCCATTAGAAGAGATGCACACAGAGAATATTAACAAGTCTAACCTAATCTTAGTGACCTCAATTACTCCTACCAAAGCAGGTATCGGTAAGACTACAGTATCCATAGGACTGGCATTAGGATTAAATAAAATAGGCAAAAAAGCAATCGTAGCACTACGCGAACCTTCTTTAGGTCCGTGTTTTGGGATGAAAGGTGGAGCCGCAGGAGGTGGATATGCACAAGTATTGCCAATGGAGAATATCAATCTTCACTTCACAGGAGACTTTCATGCCATAACTTCTGCTCACAATACGATCAGTGCGTTATTTGATAACTATATCTACCAGAATAGATCTGCTGAAAATGGAATCAAAGAGATATTATGGAAAAGAGTACTTGATGTAAATGACAGAAGTTTAAGATATATCAACACTGGATTAAGAGGAGGTGCTAATGGTGTACCACAAGAATCAGGATTTGACATTACTCCAGCATCTGAGATTATGGCTATCCTATGTCTATCTACAGATATTAACGACTTAAGACGTCGTATCGAGAACATCCTATTAGGATATAGATATGATGGCAATATGTTTACAGTAAAAGATCTAGGCATAGCTGGCGCTATCACTGTATTGCTAAAAGATGCGGTTAATCCTAACTTAGTACAGACTACTGAGAATACGGCAGCTTTTATACATGGGGGACCATTCGCTAATATCGCACACGGGTGTAACTCTGTTATAGCTACTAAGATGGCGATGAGCTACGGCGATTATGTGATTACCGAAGCGGGATTTGGAGCAGATTTAGGAGCAGAGAAATTCTTTGATATCAAGTGTAGAAAATCAGGTTTACAACCAAAGCTTACAGTAATAGTCGCTACTGCACAAGGGCTTAAAATGCACGGTGGTATAGCTATCGAAGAGATTAAACAGAAGCATGTAGAGGGTATCCGCAAAGGATTAGAGAACTTAGCAAAGCACGTAGAGAATATCAAATCGTATGGACAAAGCATAGTCGTAGCATTTAATAAATACGCAACTGATGATGCAGAAGAATTACAAATAGTAGAACAATACTGTAAAGACAATCATATTGGTTTTGCAATAAACAACGCTTTCACCGAAGGTGGTGAAGGAGCTACAGCATTAGCAGAAGTTGTAGTTAATACTATTGCTAGTAATCCTAGTAAACCACTTAAGTTCCCTTATCATGACAGTGAGACAATTGCTATAAAAATAGAAAATATCGCTAAAAAAATATATGGAGCCAATAAAGTAGAGTTCTCCTCTACTGCTAAAAAGAAATTAGCCCAACTAAAAAACACAGATATGGATCAATATCCTGTATGCATTGCTAAGACACAATATTCTTTCTCTTCAGATGCTACAGCTTATGGTGTAGCAAAAGATTTTGACATTGTAATCAATGATTTAGTAATCAATAGAGGTTCAGAATTTATCGTAGCTATAGCAGGAGATATTATGCGTATGCCTGGATTGCCAAAATCACCTCAAGCTTTAAGAATTGACTTAGTAGACGGATTAATAGAAGGGCTTAGTTAA
- a CDS encoding OB-fold-containig protein has product MTEIIHHLFNPLPNAIMSVLMGISFIYWVMSAVLGGFDGFDIDMDVNPEIDVDVDIDADVDTDFDLQQNHIDVIHDKEVDVADHIDIRQPSLFMQVLEFMNVGKIPFMIILTIFKFFTWAGTLLTTTIPKVVNMGVWSVVILIPLSFLAIILTHYATLPLVKFLKNTGYHGELAIDFIGREGIMLSSIVESKHGNMEIVVDQDPIKILVTSIDGSQIKYGDRVIITKKSDTDNVFQVRKT; this is encoded by the coding sequence ATGACAGAAATTATTCATCATTTATTTAACCCTTTACCTAACGCTATAATGAGTGTCCTTATGGGGATAAGCTTTATTTATTGGGTAATGTCAGCTGTCTTAGGTGGTTTTGACGGTTTTGACATAGATATGGATGTCAATCCTGAAATAGATGTAGATGTAGATATTGACGCTGATGTAGATACTGACTTTGATTTACAACAGAATCACATAGATGTCATTCACGATAAAGAAGTAGATGTAGCTGATCACATAGATATAAGACAGCCTAGTCTCTTTATGCAAGTACTTGAGTTTATGAATGTGGGTAAGATTCCATTTATGATAATTCTTACCATCTTTAAGTTCTTTACTTGGGCTGGTACCCTATTAACTACAACAATACCTAAGGTCGTAAATATGGGGGTTTGGTCTGTAGTCATTCTAATTCCCCTTTCATTCTTAGCGATCATCCTTACGCATTATGCTACTCTACCACTAGTGAAGTTCCTAAAAAACACAGGATATCACGGCGAGCTTGCTATTGATTTTATAGGTAGAGAAGGAATAATGCTATCAAGTATCGTTGAGAGCAAACATGGCAATATGGAGATTGTTGTTGATCAAGACCCAATAAAAATATTAGTTACAAGTATAGACGGTAGTCAAATAAAATATGGAGATAGAGTCATTATCACAAAAAAATCAGATACTGACAATGTATTCCAAGTAAGAAAAACATAA
- a CDS encoding flotillin family protein, with product MGEFGFGTLIAIIIGALFLLVLLFFAILASFYKKIPQGKTIVRTGVGGTKVAFNKGIYVVPVFHKMEIMDISVKKLQIDRMQNEGLICKDNIRADIKVAFFIRVNKSMEDVINVAQTLGCERASDVETLRNIFEAKFSEALKTVGKKFEFIELYEARREFREEILNIIGKDLNGYILDDCAIDYLEQTNISFLDPQNILDSEGIKKITELTALQNINANLIRRDEQKVIKKQDVEAREAILELERQLSEKEEKQRREVDNIRSREEAEIQKVREEERLKSESVRIATEESLAILEENKLRQVIIAAKNKERTDAVETERVEKDRALEQTERERIVTLAQINKERAVEEERKTIQDVIRERVQLEKGVVEEQQGIKDIEAFRAVDREKQVGITQASRIAEENLIRTVKDAEAKKAAQEQISQQMLIEAEAEKEASIKQAEARKILADAKAREDATIGLAEAEVIKAKAEAIEQQSIVDAAKIQRIATAEAVGIEAKAEAKRKEGLAEAEVIKEKAIADAQGLKEKANAMKQMDGVGKEHEEFKLQLQKEKEVELAAINIQKDIAKSQADVLSSALQTAKIDIVGGETMFFENIINQVSRAKGFDQLIDKSQNAQDIKMALLGDGSSISQGELFNNIKYYAEQFNITSEDLKNLSIASLVIKMQQNATEDNMGLLGTIANAVQTLGIGNKRLS from the coding sequence ATGGGAGAGTTTGGTTTTGGAACCTTAATAGCTATTATTATTGGTGCACTTTTTCTATTAGTATTACTATTTTTTGCAATTCTTGCATCATTCTATAAGAAAATACCACAGGGTAAAACAATCGTTAGAACAGGGGTCGGGGGAACAAAAGTTGCTTTTAATAAAGGGATTTATGTAGTACCTGTATTTCATAAAATGGAGATTATGGATATCTCTGTAAAAAAACTACAAATCGATAGAATGCAGAATGAAGGTCTTATCTGTAAAGATAATATCCGTGCAGATATCAAAGTAGCTTTCTTTATCCGAGTAAATAAATCTATGGAGGATGTGATAAACGTAGCTCAAACATTAGGATGTGAGCGTGCAAGTGATGTAGAAACGTTGCGTAACATATTCGAAGCGAAGTTCTCAGAAGCTTTAAAAACAGTAGGTAAGAAATTTGAGTTTATCGAATTATATGAGGCTCGTAGAGAGTTTAGAGAAGAGATTCTTAATATCATTGGCAAGGATTTAAATGGGTATATCCTTGATGATTGTGCTATTGATTACTTAGAACAAACTAATATTTCGTTCTTAGATCCTCAAAATATTTTAGATTCTGAAGGTATTAAGAAGATTACAGAGCTTACAGCGTTGCAAAATATCAATGCTAACCTTATCCGTAGAGATGAGCAAAAAGTGATCAAGAAGCAAGACGTAGAAGCACGTGAGGCTATCTTAGAACTTGAAAGACAGTTATCTGAAAAAGAAGAAAAACAACGTAGAGAAGTAGATAATATTCGCTCTCGTGAAGAAGCTGAAATTCAAAAAGTACGCGAAGAGGAGCGTCTTAAATCAGAGAGTGTACGCATCGCTACAGAAGAAAGCTTAGCTATATTAGAAGAAAACAAACTTCGTCAAGTAATTATCGCTGCTAAAAATAAAGAGCGTACTGATGCTGTAGAAACAGAAAGAGTAGAAAAAGACAGAGCTTTAGAACAGACTGAGAGAGAGCGTATCGTAACGTTAGCTCAGATCAACAAAGAAAGAGCTGTAGAGGAAGAGAGAAAAACGATACAAGATGTTATCCGCGAAAGAGTACAACTAGAGAAAGGTGTAGTAGAGGAACAACAAGGTATAAAAGATATAGAAGCATTCCGTGCTGTAGATAGAGAGAAACAAGTAGGTATCACACAAGCGAGCAGAATAGCAGAAGAGAACTTAATCAGAACTGTAAAAGATGCTGAGGCGAAAAAAGCTGCTCAAGAGCAAATCTCTCAACAAATGCTGATAGAGGCTGAAGCAGAGAAAGAAGCTTCTATTAAACAAGCAGAGGCTCGTAAGATTCTTGCAGATGCGAAAGCTCGTGAGGATGCGACTATCGGTCTTGCTGAAGCAGAAGTTATCAAAGCGAAAGCAGAGGCTATCGAACAACAAAGTATCGTAGATGCGGCTAAAATACAACGTATCGCTACTGCTGAGGCTGTTGGTATCGAGGCAAAAGCTGAAGCGAAGAGAAAAGAGGGATTAGCGGAAGCAGAAGTTATCAAAGAAAAAGCGATAGCAGATGCTCAAGGATTAAAAGAAAAAGCTAATGCTATGAAGCAAATGGATGGTGTAGGTAAAGAACACGAAGAGTTCAAACTACAACTTCAAAAAGAAAAAGAAGTTGAACTTGCTGCTATTAATATCCAAAAAGATATTGCTAAGTCACAAGCTGACGTACTATCTTCTGCGCTTCAAACAGCTAAGATTGACATCGTAGGTGGAGAGACAATGTTCTTTGAGAATATAATTAACCAAGTAAGTCGTGCGAAAGGATTTGACCAATTAATCGATAAGAGTCAGAATGCTCAAGATATTAAAATGGCTCTATTAGGTGATGGATCTTCTATTAGTCAAGGGGAGTTATTTAACAATATTAAATACTACGCTGAACAATTCAATATTACATCAGAAGATTTAAAGAATCTTAGTATCGCTTCGTTAGTTATCAAAATGCAACAAAACGCTACTGAAGATAATATGGGACTACTTGGCACTATTGCTAATGCAGTGCAAACATTAGGCATAGGTAACAAGAGATTATCATAA
- a CDS encoding DNA repair ATPase, which translates to MAELENQHIESLDSNTYEIIQRRLQAQKGDLITRLNALNDDRKEVFTSVDLKLIANQRITTENNCTARGIIAFDNICIFAYNVHFGLKTDIQLSDVFSIYRFDDNQFLPHSLDFINDANFVDDYKNLYKYYRDSIFSRFKKTENYLYMVFQTSKNADSLKAFKWLIKDGQLIYQDDRSIHEVVKSPQFEFNWVKTNLENRRLGVHPHISIQDKVFIEAVGGDITFKIEDNTDKGQGIYSEPVLNVDQQLDDADYFYADLGNFIAIRIKPYQEDFRAFIFNNRTKQVINVPALNETGILLPDGQGIIFSNGYYLQNGDYKIFDNSVKNLEFVRMIPSHNGEDFLYLFYQAENNIYTLMSYNIIKQSVETPIVCSGFTLFNDGKLIYFRSENEAVRHHVVQIWETPYTATLVENKEQKENHLYKIGNKDIVKAMAECQEIIHLIDKEDSYEGLYGDIAKKANDIIDAYFWIKTKDTKSLNEPLDQIRNIANTAIDEFEKVQEQRKRASGLLTELSDKVDKQLFNVKNAKSDTLEGLVHLLAENRKLLGEVISARQTKYVDLTILDKYQEQLGKTNESLSDKTIAFLLQEQALVPYEQKVVDQKAKVGEVTKVIDANVIDENCKAISGELELLIDILNSLKIEDTTQATKIIEKISVIFASLNEVRSQLKRKIDSLRTNESIAEFHAQLTLLDQSIINFLELSNSPEKCDEYHSKVSVQVEELESKFADFDDFILKIADKREEVSKAFDTRKTQLVEQINRRTSSLEQIGLRILKNIENKSASFKSKEEILAFFSTDLMVDKVRQLVIELKDLGDVSKSENLENSVKTSQEDALRTLRDKQDLFADGENIISLGTHKFLVNKQPLDLTIVRRNDILYYHLTGTSFSYPITDDKIYSYRAIWNQDIISENNQVYRAEYLAYQIYKELQKDPVLDITEAIKYRTEQNYSEGYLKGVHDFDGQEITQALLKLKADLGILTYAPAIRVSAQVFWYKLETELRESILKSINSASAVQKVFPNSANYQYILNQLEELYAQWESPMRTMAYQKDIAKYLFDEFTGGVFFTKAGQASQLKKQFVTFLQQKNANVTFENDINDGNLSTLDAFYLIQNWLYSYLDNEPKVAEYKKYIDETCCLLLFEKQYNYTLKESTDSIVIKNLKGNHALIINDIYTLDYHEYIHKLDIFETESVPMFTDFISTKDMLLSEYKKSLKVNELKPRVLTSFVRNKLINEVYFPLIGNNLAKQIGVHGDSKRTARMGMLLLVSPPGYGKTTLMEYLANALGLHFVKINGPTIGHSITSIDPTEAKTSGAREELKKINLSFEMADNVMLYLDDIQHCSSEFLQKFISLADGQRKMDGIFEGESKTYDLRGKRFCIIMAGNPYTESGEKFQIPDMLANRADTYNLGDVIGSTEHLFKLSLLENAIAENTYLQKLSSNSLDDFYKLINHIETKSEESLSLEGNFSGQEIEEFTAVLKKAISVRDIVLKVNQQYILSASMDNAYRVEPAFKLQGSYRDMNKMMSRIVPLMNDSEIDELILTHYENESQTLTSDTEANLLKLKELANKLSDTERKRWEAIKDIFLKQNKLGMAGKDNQTAQVLSQLMDFNQNLESIAKAIKK; encoded by the coding sequence ATGGCTGAATTAGAAAACCAACATATAGAATCACTTGATTCTAATACTTATGAGATAATACAGAGAAGGCTTCAGGCTCAAAAGGGGGATTTAATCACACGATTAAATGCACTTAATGATGACCGTAAAGAGGTATTTACTTCTGTAGATCTAAAGCTTATCGCTAATCAACGTATCACGACAGAGAACAACTGTACTGCTAGAGGTATTATCGCCTTTGACAACATTTGTATCTTCGCGTATAACGTACACTTTGGGCTTAAAACAGACATTCAACTAAGTGATGTATTTAGTATCTATCGCTTCGATGACAATCAATTCTTACCACACTCTTTAGACTTTATCAATGATGCTAACTTCGTTGATGATTATAAAAACCTATATAAATACTACAGAGACTCAATCTTCAGCCGATTTAAGAAGACCGAGAATTACCTCTATATGGTGTTCCAAACAAGTAAGAATGCTGATAGTTTAAAGGCTTTTAAATGGCTGATTAAAGATGGACAATTAATCTATCAAGATGACAGAAGCATTCACGAGGTAGTTAAAAGCCCTCAGTTTGAATTTAATTGGGTTAAGACTAATCTTGAGAATCGACGTTTAGGAGTACACCCTCATATCTCTATACAAGATAAAGTATTTATAGAAGCTGTCGGAGGAGATATTACTTTTAAAATAGAAGATAATACAGATAAAGGGCAAGGGATTTACTCTGAGCCTGTACTAAACGTAGATCAGCAATTAGATGATGCAGATTACTTCTATGCAGACTTAGGTAACTTTATCGCGATACGCATCAAGCCGTATCAAGAAGACTTCCGTGCTTTTATCTTTAACAATAGAACCAAACAAGTAATCAATGTACCTGCTCTAAATGAGACAGGAATACTACTACCTGATGGGCAGGGTATCATCTTCTCTAATGGATATTACTTGCAGAATGGGGATTACAAGATATTTGATAACAGTGTCAAGAATCTTGAGTTCGTTAGAATGATTCCATCTCATAATGGAGAGGACTTCTTATACCTATTCTATCAAGCAGAGAACAACATTTACACACTGATGTCATATAACATCATTAAACAGTCTGTCGAAACACCTATTGTATGTAGTGGTTTCACCTTGTTTAACGATGGTAAACTGATATACTTCCGCTCAGAGAATGAAGCAGTCAGACATCACGTAGTACAGATATGGGAAACTCCATATACTGCTACTTTAGTTGAGAATAAAGAGCAAAAAGAAAATCACCTATACAAAATAGGGAATAAAGACATCGTGAAAGCGATGGCTGAATGTCAAGAAATCATCCACCTCATCGATAAAGAAGATTCGTATGAGGGATTATATGGTGACATCGCTAAAAAAGCGAATGACATTATAGATGCTTATTTCTGGATTAAAACCAAAGATACTAAGAGCTTAAACGAACCACTTGATCAGATTAGAAATATCGCTAATACTGCAATAGATGAGTTTGAGAAAGTACAAGAGCAACGCAAAAGAGCCTCTGGTCTACTAACTGAATTAAGTGATAAGGTAGACAAACAACTCTTTAATGTAAAGAATGCTAAGAGCGACACACTTGAAGGTTTAGTACATTTATTAGCTGAGAACAGAAAGCTATTAGGTGAGGTCATCAGTGCACGCCAAACAAAATATGTAGACTTAACGATCTTAGATAAATACCAAGAGCAGTTAGGCAAAACTAATGAATCTCTATCGGATAAGACAATTGCCTTCTTACTACAAGAGCAAGCTTTAGTTCCTTATGAGCAAAAAGTAGTTGATCAGAAAGCTAAAGTAGGCGAAGTAACCAAGGTTATAGATGCTAATGTTATAGATGAGAACTGTAAGGCTATCTCAGGAGAGCTAGAATTGCTAATCGATATCTTAAACAGTTTAAAGATAGAGGACACTACTCAGGCGACGAAGATTATAGAGAAGATCTCTGTCATCTTTGCTTCGCTTAATGAGGTGCGTTCACAGCTAAAGAGAAAGATAGACTCACTGCGTACCAATGAATCTATCGCAGAGTTTCACGCACAGTTGACCTTACTTGATCAGAGTATTATCAACTTCTTAGAGTTGTCTAACTCACCTGAGAAGTGTGATGAGTATCACTCTAAGGTAAGTGTACAGGTAGAAGAACTTGAAAGCAAGTTTGCAGACTTTGATGATTTCATCTTAAAGATTGCAGATAAACGCGAGGAAGTATCTAAGGCTTTTGATACTCGTAAGACACAGTTAGTCGAGCAGATTAACAGACGTACAAGTTCATTAGAACAGATTGGTCTTCGTATTTTAAAGAACATAGAGAACAAGTCCGCTTCTTTTAAATCAAAAGAAGAGATATTAGCGTTCTTCTCTACTGACTTGATGGTTGATAAAGTACGTCAGTTAGTCATAGAGTTGAAAGATTTAGGCGATGTATCTAAGTCAGAGAACTTAGAGAATAGCGTAAAAACAAGTCAAGAAGATGCACTGCGTACGCTTAGAGATAAGCAAGACTTATTCGCTGATGGAGAGAATATCATTAGCTTAGGTACACATAAGTTCTTAGTCAATAAACAACCATTAGACTTAACGATCGTTAGACGTAATGATATTCTATATTATCACTTGACAGGTACGAGCTTCTCCTACCCTATCACTGATGATAAAATATACTCGTATAGAGCAATATGGAATCAAGATATCATCTCTGAAAACAATCAAGTTTATAGAGCTGAATACTTAGCGTATCAAATCTACAAGGAGCTTCAAAAGGATCCTGTCTTAGATATAACTGAAGCAATTAAATACAGAACAGAACAGAACTACTCAGAGGGATACCTTAAAGGAGTGCACGACTTCGATGGGCAAGAAATCACTCAAGCGCTATTAAAGTTAAAAGCAGATTTAGGTATTCTTACCTACGCCCCTGCTATACGTGTATCTGCACAGGTATTCTGGTATAAATTAGAGACTGAGCTTAGAGAGTCTATCTTAAAAAGTATTAATAGCGCAAGTGCTGTACAGAAGGTATTCCCTAATAGTGCGAACTATCAGTATATCCTAAATCAATTAGAAGAACTATACGCACAGTGGGAATCTCCTATGCGTACAATGGCTTATCAAAAAGACATCGCGAAGTATTTATTCGATGAGTTTACTGGCGGAGTATTCTTTACTAAAGCGGGGCAGGCTTCTCAATTAAAGAAACAGTTTGTTACTTTCTTGCAACAAAAGAATGCTAATGTAACCTTTGAAAATGATATAAACGATGGTAACTTAAGTACACTTGACGCATTCTATTTGATTCAAAACTGGTTGTATTCATATCTTGACAATGAACCTAAGGTAGCTGAATACAAGAAGTACATCGATGAGACTTGTTGTTTGTTGTTATTTGAGAAACAGTATAACTATACTTTAAAAGAAAGTACAGATAGTATTGTCATAAAGAACCTAAAAGGTAATCACGCTCTAATCATTAATGACATCTATACTTTAGACTATCACGAGTATATACATAAGTTGGATATATTCGAGACAGAGAGTGTACCAATGTTCACTGACTTTATCTCTACAAAAGATATGCTACTTAGTGAATATAAGAAATCACTAAAAGTAAATGAGTTAAAACCTCGTGTACTAACTTCATTTGTACGTAATAAGCTGATTAATGAGGTGTACTTCCCATTAATCGGTAACAACTTAGCGAAACAGATCGGTGTACATGGAGATAGTAAGCGTACTGCCCGTATGGGAATGCTATTATTAGTATCTCCTCCTGGATACGGTAAAACTACTCTGATGGAGTACTTAGCCAATGCATTAGGTCTTCACTTTGTGAAGATTAACGGACCGACTATCGGACACTCTATAACTTCTATTGACCCAACAGAAGCGAAGACTTCGGGAGCAAGAGAAGAGCTGAAGAAAATCAACTTGTCATTTGAGATGGCAGATAACGTGATGCTCTACTTAGACGATATACAGCACTGTAGCTCTGAATTCTTACAGAAGTTTATTTCGCTTGCGGATGGACAGCGTAAGATGGATGGTATCTTCGAAGGAGAAAGTAAGACGTATGATTTAAGAGGGAAACGATTCTGTATTATTATGGCAGGTAACCCATATACAGAGTCAGGAGAGAAGTTTCAGATACCTGATATGTTAGCTAACCGTGCTGATACCTATAACTTAGGAGATGTAATCGGTAGTACAGAACATTTATTTAAATTGAGTTTATTAGAGAATGCTATAGCAGAAAACACTTACTTACAGAAGTTAAGTAGTAACTCTCTTGATGATTTCTATAAGTTAATCAATCACATCGAGACTAAGTCAGAAGAGTCGCTATCCTTAGAAGGTAACTTCAGTGGGCAAGAGATAGAAGAATTCACTGCTGTACTGAAAAAAGCCATAAGTGTAAGAGATATCGTGCTAAAGGTAAATCAACAGTATATCTTAAGTGCTAGTATGGACAATGCGTATAGAGTAGAACCTGCCTTTAAGTTACAAGGTTCGTACCGTGATATGAATAAGATGATGAGTCGCATAGTCCCACTGATGAATGACAGCGAGATAGACGAGTTAATCTTAACGCACTATGAGAATGAGTCACAGACTTTGACTTCTGATACAGAAGCAAACTTGCTGAAGTTAAAAGAGCTTGCTAATAAACTATCTGATACAGAGCGTAAACGTTGGGAGGCTATCAAAGATATCTTCCTTAAACAAAACAAACTGGGAATGGCTGGCAAGGATAATCAAACAGCTCAAGTGTTAAGTCAACTGATGGACTTCAACCAAAACTTAGAAAGCATTGCTAAGGCAATAAAGAAATAA
- a CDS encoding MFS transporter, with protein MSKHLARIAVTVLFFIFGGISASWASRIPTIKEAFGVNDSAWGFVLLYISIGTLITLPIAGKIIELLGSKKATLFFLLTYLVLLVGIGYWDVLWQLKVNLVLFGAISNITNISINTQAIKVSKLYKGQIIGSLHGTWSIGGFAASWLGAEMISSYVPPLEHFIYYSAVGIVVSLLLFKYLIPETTEAQSTSPIKEEKKGFQLPDKNLTMLGLLAFFAMVAEGTMTDWSSEYMKHITHAPVHLIGYGLTAYMFAMASGRFISDFTVRRFGEQKTLLFCGILLFIGLGSSVMFPGVYSTIIAFMVVGLGVSAVVPMCYNLAGHNKSMPPQQALTLVTSIGFLGFFLGPPIIGFIAQQSSLKTAFAIIALFGLAISILSRFISIDQKD; from the coding sequence ATGTCAAAACACTTAGCCCGTATAGCTGTCACTGTATTATTCTTTATCTTCGGAGGTATATCAGCTTCTTGGGCATCTCGTATTCCTACTATTAAAGAAGCTTTTGGAGTAAATGACTCTGCTTGGGGCTTCGTATTATTATATATTTCTATAGGTACATTAATCACGTTACCGATAGCGGGTAAGATTATCGAGTTATTAGGAAGTAAGAAAGCAACTCTTTTCTTCTTGCTAACTTACTTAGTACTATTAGTCGGTATTGGTTATTGGGATGTATTGTGGCAACTTAAAGTCAACTTAGTCTTATTCGGAGCAATCAGTAATATCACTAATATTTCTATTAACACACAAGCGATTAAAGTCTCTAAACTATACAAAGGGCAAATCATTGGTTCGCTACACGGTACTTGGAGTATAGGAGGTTTTGCCGCTTCTTGGTTAGGTGCTGAGATGATTAGTAGTTATGTTCCTCCTTTAGAACACTTCATTTATTACTCAGCAGTGGGAATAGTCGTTTCACTTTTATTGTTTAAGTATCTTATCCCTGAAACAACAGAAGCACAAAGCACAAGTCCTATAAAAGAAGAAAAGAAAGGCTTTCAATTACCTGATAAGAACTTAACAATGCTTGGGTTATTAGCCTTCTTTGCGATGGTAGCAGAGGGAACTATGACAGATTGGTCTAGTGAGTATATGAAGCATATCACACACGCACCTGTACACCTTATCGGATATGGGCTGACCGCTTATATGTTTGCGATGGCAAGTGGTCGTTTTATATCTGACTTTACAGTTAGAAGATTTGGAGAACAGAAGACACTTCTATTCTGCGGTATCTTGCTCTTTATCGGTCTAGGGTCTTCTGTGATGTTCCCTGGTGTATATTCTACTATTATAGCCTTTATGGTGGTAGGTTTAGGAGTATCAGCTGTCGTGCCGATGTGTTATAACCTTGCAGGACATAATAAATCTATGCCACCTCAGCAAGCGTTAACATTAGTCACTAGTATTGGTTTTCTTGGTTTTTTCTTAGGTCCTCCTATCATAGGTTTTATCGCACAACAATCTTCTCTAAAGACTGCCTTTGCTATTATTGCTCTATTTGGGTTGGCTATTTCTATTCTTAGTAGATTCATTAGTATAGATCAGAAAGACTAA